A window from Leptothermofonsia sichuanensis E412 encodes these proteins:
- a CDS encoding IS1 family transposase (programmed frameshift) codes for MVLEPIHCPVCDGIEVIKHGTTPDGKQRYFCQNSGCHRRTFILQYTYQGYLPEVKQQISDMAMNGSGIRDTARVLHISPTTVIEELKKDRQLKAVNELKLAELEPAQSIVKLCQGEDTEAEADEMWSFVQSKAQQRWLWHAIDHHSGKILAYVLATHQDEAFLQLKALLEPFGIMQFYTDGWGTYERQLDPSLHTVGKQNTQKIERKHLTLRTRLKRLARKTICFSKSILMHDIVIGLFINRYEFGFAI; via the exons ATGGTATTAGAACCAATTCACTGCCCTGTGTGTGATGGGATTGAGGTGATCAAACACGGCACAACACCAGACGGCAAACAGCGCTACTTTTGTCAAAACTCAGGATGCCATCGGCGCACCTTTATTTTGCAATACACCTATCAAGGGTATCTGCCTGAAGTCAAGCAACAAATCAGCGATATGGCAATGAATGGGAGTGGGATTCGAGACACTGCCCGTGTCCTTCACATTAGTCCAACGACGGTGATTGAGGAATTA AAAAAAGATCGTCAACTCAAAGCCGTGAATGAACTCAAACTGGCTGAGTTGGAACCCGCTCAAAGCATCGTAAAGCTTTGCCAGGGGGAAGATACAGAGGCAGAAGCCGATGAAATGTGGAGTTTTGTCCAGTCTAAAGCCCAGCAACGTTGGTTATGGCATGCAATTGACCATCACAGTGGAAAAATATTAGCTTATGTGTTGGCGACGCATCAAGATGAAGCATTCCTCCAACTCAAAGCGTTATTAGAACCGTTTGGAATTATGCAGTTTTACACAGATGGTTGGGGAACCTATGAGCGGCAGCTTGACCCAAGTCTTCATACCGTTGGCAAACAGAACACGCAGAAGATTGAGCGTAAGCATTTGACTTTACGCACGCGCTTGAAGCGATTAGCTCGCAAAACTATTTGCTTTTCTAAGTCCATTCTGATGCATGACATTGTGATTGGGCTATTTATTAACCGTTATGAGTTTGGTTTTGCTATCTAA
- a CDS encoding transposase — protein sequence MRQFQVFVLVWDNASWHNSKQVRQWIRDHNAQVKQSGQGVRLIICRLPVKSPWLNAIEPKWMHGKRAIIDPGRTLSAQELKTRICTYFDCPLLEPLAKQVS from the coding sequence GTGCGTCAATTTCAAGTCTTTGTCCTGGTTTGGGATAATGCCAGCTGGCATAACTCGAAACAAGTCCGGCAATGGATCCGTGACCATAATGCCCAAGTCAAACAATCCGGTCAGGGAGTGCGTTTAATCATTTGCCGCTTACCCGTCAAGAGTCCTTGGCTCAATGCCATTGAACCCAAATGGATGCATGGAAAAAGAGCCATTATCGACCCGGGGCGAACCTTAAGCGCACAAGAATTGAAAACTCGAATTTGTACTTACTTTGATTGTCCCTTGTTAGAACCCCTTGCAAAACAGGTCTCTTAA
- the cofH gene encoding 7,8-didemethyl-8-hydroxy-5-deazariboflavin synthase subunit CofH: MTEAVSVILEKALSGYDLTIAEGVFLLKQKDPATIAQIRQTADQLRRQQAGEVVTYVINRNINFTNICEQHCSFCAFRRDEGTEGAYWHDLPQILEKATDAVRRGATEICMQGGLNPRAKLNGRSLDYYRQVVTTIKASFPQLHLHAFSPQEVQFIAREDGLSYAEVIAALRDAGVDSLPGTAAEVLDDAVRQVLCPEKIDTATWLEVVGTAHQQGLPTTSTMLSGHIETPEQQIGHLDKLRSLQQSSLEKGYPGITEFILLPFVGQSAPKPLRRRVGHDQPILADALLLTAVARIFLGNWIPNHQPSWVKLGLTGATEALTWGCNDIGGTLMEEHITTMAGAQGGTCMDVEDLQRAIASLGRPYQQRDTLYQPAQIMNCA; this comes from the coding sequence ATGACTGAAGCTGTTTCAGTAATTTTGGAAAAAGCGCTGTCTGGCTATGATTTGACGATAGCGGAAGGGGTCTTTCTGCTGAAGCAGAAAGACCCTGCAACGATCGCCCAAATTCGCCAGACAGCCGACCAGTTAAGGCGACAGCAGGCAGGCGAAGTCGTTACCTATGTCATCAACCGCAACATTAATTTCACAAACATCTGTGAACAGCACTGTAGCTTCTGTGCCTTCCGACGGGATGAGGGAACTGAAGGAGCCTACTGGCATGACCTGCCCCAAATCCTTGAAAAGGCTACGGACGCTGTCCGGCGGGGAGCTACTGAAATCTGTATGCAGGGCGGACTCAACCCCAGGGCAAAACTGAATGGGCGATCGCTGGACTATTACCGGCAAGTCGTCACCACCATCAAAGCCTCCTTTCCTCAACTGCATTTGCACGCCTTCTCACCCCAGGAAGTGCAGTTCATTGCCAGAGAGGATGGCTTGAGCTACGCCGAAGTGATTGCAGCACTGCGAGATGCCGGAGTGGATTCCCTGCCGGGTACTGCCGCCGAGGTGCTGGATGATGCTGTGCGTCAGGTTCTGTGTCCTGAAAAGATTGATACTGCAACCTGGCTGGAAGTCGTGGGCACTGCTCATCAACAAGGATTACCCACCACCAGCACCATGCTCTCTGGACATATTGAGACCCCAGAGCAGCAAATTGGGCACCTGGACAAACTGCGATCGCTGCAACAGTCTTCTCTGGAGAAAGGCTATCCTGGTATCACCGAATTTATTTTGCTCCCATTTGTCGGGCAATCAGCCCCTAAACCCTTACGTCGGCGGGTGGGACACGATCAGCCTATCCTGGCAGATGCCCTGTTACTTACGGCTGTCGCCCGCATCTTTTTGGGCAACTGGATTCCCAATCATCAACCCAGTTGGGTTAAGCTTGGGCTGACAGGCGCGACGGAAGCGTTGACCTGGGGATGTAATGACATCGGCGGTACCTTGATGGAAGAACATATCACCACAATGGCAGGGGCACAGGGCGGCACCTGTATGGATGTGGAGGATTTGCAACGGGCGATCGCATCGTTAGGACGCCCCTACCAGCAACGGGATACCCTTTATCAACCAGCACAAATCATGAACTGTGCATGA
- the rppB gene encoding two-component system sensor histidine kinase RppB — protein MKHHQIFHTTRLRLAGLYAGTMGVILTLCAIAFYEAMAYSHVSELNHRIESVAGTLHDGLEASLQKPGKLEPVARKFIPSLCVVGTSCAYRSTALHYLGVFQENGYYIRFISLSGHLIADGGQVPHNLPIQIETEPWQTLRASDGTHYRQFSLMLKTVNQVPWGYMQVGRSLSDIDEHMVWLRLILLIGLPTAMLLIVIASWWLAGQAMKPVYISYCQMQQFTADAAHELRTPIAAIQANLESTLNPEATDEDAWNTLHTVERQNNRLSRLVHDLLLLSRLDLQGFSAKQESCNLNDLVSDLVEEFSALAMASDISLTTNIQVTTPISVLGDEGQLYRLVANLITNAIQYTPAGGKVIVHLKRDDHQALIQVQDTGIGIPSQEQTRIFDRFYRVNSDRSRHTGGAGLGLAIAQAIVQAHQGTIQVQSEPNQGSIFSICLPLKND, from the coding sequence CCTGGCAGGGCTGTATGCCGGAACGATGGGGGTTATTCTCACCCTTTGTGCCATCGCTTTTTACGAAGCGATGGCCTATAGTCATGTTTCCGAGTTAAACCACCGAATTGAGTCAGTCGCTGGCACACTGCATGATGGACTGGAAGCCTCTCTACAGAAACCCGGCAAGCTAGAGCCTGTTGCCAGGAAATTTATCCCATCTCTTTGTGTGGTTGGAACAAGCTGTGCATACCGTTCCACAGCTTTGCACTACCTGGGTGTTTTTCAAGAGAATGGCTATTACATTCGATTTATCAGTCTCTCTGGACATCTCATCGCAGATGGGGGGCAAGTTCCCCATAATTTACCCATTCAGATTGAAACCGAACCCTGGCAAACCCTGAGAGCGTCTGATGGCACCCATTATCGCCAGTTTTCCCTGATGCTTAAAACTGTAAACCAGGTTCCTTGGGGGTATATGCAGGTGGGGCGATCGCTTTCGGACATTGATGAGCACATGGTTTGGCTCCGGTTGATTCTGCTGATTGGCTTACCCACTGCGATGCTTCTCATTGTGATTGCCAGTTGGTGGCTGGCTGGACAGGCCATGAAACCTGTATACATTTCCTACTGTCAGATGCAGCAGTTTACTGCCGATGCTGCCCATGAACTTCGTACCCCCATAGCAGCAATCCAGGCTAACTTAGAATCCACGCTAAACCCAGAGGCAACGGATGAAGATGCCTGGAATACGCTGCATACGGTCGAACGCCAAAACAACCGCTTATCCCGGCTTGTTCATGATCTGCTGTTGCTTTCCCGTCTGGACTTACAGGGATTTTCTGCGAAGCAGGAGTCTTGTAACCTCAATGATCTAGTCAGTGACTTAGTCGAGGAGTTTTCGGCACTGGCAATGGCCTCTGATATTTCACTAACAACAAACATTCAGGTGACGACTCCGATCAGTGTCCTTGGAGATGAGGGACAACTCTATCGTCTGGTTGCCAATCTCATCACAAATGCTATTCAATATACGCCTGCTGGCGGCAAGGTCATCGTTCATCTCAAGCGGGATGATCATCAGGCACTGATTCAGGTTCAAGATACCGGAATCGGTATTCCATCCCAAGAGCAAACGCGTATTTTTGATCGCTTCTATCGCGTCAACAGCGATCGCTCCCGTCATACCGGAGGAGCAGGATTAGGCTTGGCAATTGCACAGGCGATTGTCCAGGCCCATCAAGGCACCATTCAAGTCCAGAGTGAGCCAAACCAGGGCAGTATTTTTAGTATTTGTTTGCCATTGAAGAACGATTAA